Proteins co-encoded in one Gracilimonas sp. genomic window:
- the sprA gene encoding cell surface protein SprA — protein sequence MHSFFKLVYYLPFVCLMNGLLLVGVSAQDTSDTTKTVSEADSTLEGVKFIYRPPQGPVSNKRVVKPGNLYYIKLSKEQYQATWDSADTYRITHKIDGIEVSSPQIFNFEQYVAEKRKQQEKEIRFNLIEEGKRESQQQRGLLDFSLQIPGGQSSVFTTIFGKPEVNLRVNGSANMNVGVSIQNIENPTIEPDLQRRVDPTFNQNLQLNIQGTIGDKLTIATDWDTERAFDFQNRLSIVYEGYEDEIIKRIEMGNVSMETGNSLIRGGASLFGIKSIAELGPLRLTSVVSQQKGESDTQTITGGSQETQFSIRPIEYQNNRHFFLDFYNRQEFESNVSNPQQKTQAYQISDIRVWISEPQINTTDPEAVRAASFVDLGVNDRGDGTFGLPTEAADVIDDNTLENNRSNLSAAADDFGVAGNDFYNGYFRPLTEGADYTIDKALGFISLNRSLSSGAYLAVSFIRQPVGGENSPAEIGDISPRSSNELTYLKLLRTDNPTPDLKSWPLTMRNFYSLGVSNLTADGLELDLKFTQGNVDDTNLPNLNTPLLQVLGLDRVNTQGAAQPDNLIDFSGYVLDPRNGSIMFPYLEPFGNRITELLESTSSSDSLVQALSYTELYNEKQTTADESPKNNYYRIEGTSKGGVSGNFSLGFSLVEGSVKVFANGTQLTEGVDYEVDYSFGLITILSEQYLASGQDIRIEYENNQLNVIGQKNFTGLRAEYQVSEDISIGGTYFKLKEQPLSDKIRIGNESINNTILGMDADAEFDTPWLTRFIDKIPLLQTKAESNISVSGEFAQLRPDVAQTNAVRDAIDNNELFKDEVNGLSFIDDFEGSEISITFTSPTRWELAAAPAAIPGYGPDQAFFDNPDATLNNSLESKIARSDLRSQFSWYTIPRNISSILGNARGTPESETTPTEEVFPGKETNNAQDEVINTLDVYYNPTERGPYNYNTDLRNKLENEPENQWGGMTAALPSGQEDLTQNNIEFIEFWVQPILPGGREPTAEDLEDYDGKLYIEIGTISEDVVPNFDLNSEDGLANNLENLELDTFQENPRSYVPANPTAPQGQFSNDNRELEDVGFDGIPSSNGFDDEKVETALFSPFIDSMRIAYGEQSDEFQSILADPSNDDYIFYGESQVQDLPLQERFYRVMGYHEGNTPAAGGDKRAITSRPDTEGLVSRANIETNNNYYQYEIALNPADFSSLEIETNPDPDNRTFIVDKVNAPRQADRWHLVRIPLTEFKRKVGDIEGFQNISHIRMWMSGYEKPFTMRFATFEFIGSQWRKVENIDEGQNFNGDFRIATINIEENASREPVPYRQPDGSIRAINRGVQVQSLANEQSLVLGVENLGSGQIQMVKRIYPGGLNLLNYSNMRMFVHGEGYGDGPEERGHAELVVRMGTDLNANYYEYRQPVTPSDPDYPYSPYSADGGGELEIDAEQVWLYDENSMNIVLAAFNELKQLRDQQGVTDFTQKFEQELSPEEDDAVEGAVVAIKGNPSLGRVSEVGMGILNPHDPTDVNSPGTPNLNAEFWLNELRVSGFDNEKGWKANANASFKLADFATFNTNFSRTTTGFGGLESRLGNRSVADEIGYDLSSTVNLHKLIPDRYGWNFPVTVSSRKNISTPKYLPNQGDIRLDDFINATNSNDELTESEKETIIDERIDAVETVRDNFSVNVSNISKQNSKSKLAQYTIDKTKLSYVYNEGSAKNPEIQFQDDWNYNTSINYSLSFNNVKLWQPFGFTEDVPVVGALSGIRLGYMPSSINASANLNRSYTEKRRRPEFDDEGMELIQPLQQSHTFNQRSGFGFNYNFTPSIPISFRTTTNYDLSSAGRENINKTGLPADSNSYQLTPTFEVLNNLLTDTLSARRSNYEETYTASWRPQFNKIEALKWLTYSTSYAGGYGWTNSPSGSGLGAGVSNRFRLDHTVKFGVGSLIDKIGFFQQLEDADKKETTARNRAKNSDAESEDSASPDLMKDLQYLGRKALLAIFSMENIDITYNKNKTSNQAGYRGDSQIFYALAGEADDNFSPPFGYRLGIDEELPRSQLIQQSPSGNSINLPKNNTYTDKITMGTKLNLFKNFTVDLNWSTNWDERETNTITLTPAGDFSSTVSSSGNISSSVWAFGGGYRDLYERQLKTAFADANRDEGIISDDVSEGGNGDGRIVLNRNTLEEDFRKAYLGGGTGAVGEKGYTPIPKPNWRVTWSGVQSFIPIIGDNMRAATLTHGYTGTYRLGWSLNTLTGIQDPQGLGSFSVIDRKELYEPNSINVEQRFSPLIQLNITWESDLRTQVSFDQSKTSSLALSSRTVTERTSKGLSTSINYTFKNLTIPFFPKIKNNVTLTINGGFADDTESKYTLSSDIDEVLSDVNFVPDVSQYDYTDPFVTGQQRINGSVVIGYRFSQTVTSNFEYTYTKVNPKSSAYFPRTNHEIRFNFKISIQSR from the coding sequence GTGCATTCTTTTTTTAAGTTAGTTTATTACCTGCCATTCGTATGTTTGATGAATGGATTGCTGTTGGTTGGTGTATCTGCACAAGATACCAGCGATACTACAAAAACAGTCAGCGAGGCGGATAGTACCCTTGAAGGGGTGAAATTTATCTACCGTCCACCTCAAGGTCCGGTGAGTAATAAAAGAGTAGTAAAGCCCGGAAACCTTTATTACATCAAGCTTTCCAAAGAGCAGTATCAGGCTACCTGGGATTCTGCCGATACCTACCGCATCACCCACAAGATTGACGGTATTGAAGTATCTTCGCCTCAAATTTTCAATTTTGAGCAATACGTAGCTGAAAAGCGTAAACAGCAGGAAAAAGAGATACGATTTAACCTGATTGAGGAAGGTAAGAGAGAAAGCCAGCAACAACGCGGCCTGCTTGATTTCAGCCTGCAAATTCCGGGCGGACAATCATCGGTATTTACAACCATTTTTGGAAAACCTGAGGTAAACCTGCGTGTTAACGGTTCAGCGAATATGAACGTTGGGGTTTCCATACAGAATATTGAAAATCCCACCATTGAGCCGGATTTACAACGCCGGGTTGATCCGACCTTCAACCAAAACCTGCAGCTGAATATTCAGGGAACCATCGGGGACAAGCTTACCATTGCCACCGACTGGGATACGGAAAGGGCATTCGACTTCCAAAACCGCCTGAGTATTGTGTACGAGGGATATGAGGATGAAATCATCAAGCGGATTGAGATGGGTAACGTGTCGATGGAGACCGGGAACTCACTTATTCGTGGAGGGGCATCCCTTTTTGGAATTAAATCGATTGCCGAACTCGGGCCGCTGCGACTGACATCCGTTGTTTCACAACAAAAAGGGGAGAGCGACACTCAAACTATCACCGGGGGTTCGCAGGAAACTCAATTCTCCATCAGGCCAATTGAATATCAGAACAACCGCCACTTCTTCCTGGATTTCTACAACCGGCAGGAATTTGAATCCAACGTTTCAAATCCTCAACAAAAGACCCAGGCTTACCAGATTTCAGATATCCGGGTGTGGATATCCGAACCTCAGATTAATACAACTGATCCTGAGGCAGTGCGAGCTGCATCGTTCGTTGATTTGGGTGTGAATGACCGGGGTGATGGGACCTTTGGCCTTCCCACTGAGGCAGCTGATGTGATTGATGACAACACCCTGGAAAACAACAGGAGTAATCTTAGCGCTGCTGCCGATGATTTTGGGGTTGCCGGCAATGACTTCTACAATGGATATTTCCGGCCGCTAACAGAAGGTGCCGATTACACCATCGATAAAGCCCTGGGATTTATCAGCCTGAACCGGTCACTCAGTTCGGGTGCCTACCTTGCCGTTTCCTTTATCAGGCAACCGGTTGGAGGTGAGAACTCTCCGGCTGAAATTGGAGATATATCTCCCCGTTCATCTAACGAGTTGACCTATTTAAAACTTCTGCGAACGGATAACCCAACCCCGGATTTAAAATCCTGGCCTCTTACCATGCGTAACTTCTACTCGCTGGGTGTTTCTAATCTGACGGCAGATGGGCTGGAGCTTGATCTTAAGTTTACTCAGGGTAACGTTGATGACACTAACCTCCCCAACCTGAACACCCCGCTGTTACAGGTGCTGGGCCTGGACAGGGTAAATACCCAAGGTGCTGCACAGCCTGATAACCTTATTGACTTTTCCGGCTATGTACTGGATCCTCGAAACGGAAGCATCATGTTTCCATACCTGGAGCCTTTCGGAAACAGGATTACCGAGCTCCTGGAGTCAACCTCTTCCTCTGACTCTTTGGTACAGGCTCTGTCCTACACCGAATTATATAATGAAAAACAGACCACGGCTGATGAAAGTCCCAAGAATAATTACTACCGCATTGAGGGGACTTCAAAAGGCGGAGTGTCGGGAAATTTCTCACTTGGGTTTAGCCTGGTTGAAGGTTCGGTAAAAGTATTTGCGAATGGAACCCAACTAACTGAAGGCGTTGATTATGAGGTGGATTATTCTTTTGGCCTGATTACTATTTTGAGTGAGCAGTATCTGGCTTCCGGTCAGGATATTCGGATCGAGTATGAGAACAACCAACTGAATGTAATTGGGCAGAAGAACTTTACCGGGCTACGGGCCGAGTACCAAGTAAGTGAGGATATCAGTATTGGAGGAACGTACTTTAAGCTGAAGGAACAGCCCCTTTCCGATAAAATCAGAATTGGGAATGAGTCGATTAATAACACCATTCTTGGGATGGATGCAGATGCGGAATTCGACACACCATGGCTTACCCGCTTCATCGATAAAATCCCGCTGCTGCAGACCAAGGCCGAGTCTAACATCAGCGTAAGCGGAGAATTTGCTCAGCTTCGCCCGGATGTGGCACAAACCAATGCCGTGCGTGATGCTATTGATAACAATGAGCTTTTTAAAGATGAAGTGAACGGTTTGTCTTTTATAGATGACTTTGAGGGCTCGGAAATCAGCATCACCTTTACAAGCCCAACCCGTTGGGAGCTGGCTGCAGCTCCGGCAGCTATTCCCGGTTACGGCCCCGACCAAGCCTTTTTTGATAATCCCGATGCCACGCTGAACAACTCGCTGGAATCCAAGATTGCCCGCTCTGACCTGAGAAGTCAGTTTTCCTGGTACACCATTCCCAGAAACATATCGAGTATATTGGGGAATGCACGTGGGACGCCGGAATCAGAGACTACGCCAACCGAAGAGGTTTTCCCCGGAAAGGAAACGAATAACGCCCAGGATGAAGTCATTAATACCCTGGATGTGTACTACAATCCCACCGAGCGGGGCCCCTATAATTACAATACCGATTTAAGGAATAAGCTGGAGAACGAGCCGGAAAACCAGTGGGGAGGAATGACGGCGGCACTTCCATCGGGGCAGGAAGATCTTACGCAGAATAACATAGAGTTTATCGAATTTTGGGTGCAGCCTATTTTGCCCGGTGGAAGAGAACCCACTGCTGAAGACCTGGAAGACTACGACGGTAAGTTATACATCGAGATTGGGACTATCTCCGAAGACGTAGTTCCCAACTTTGACCTGAATTCGGAGGATGGTCTGGCCAATAACCTCGAAAACCTGGAGCTGGATACCTTTCAGGAAAATCCCCGTTCGTATGTTCCGGCCAACCCAACGGCACCGCAAGGGCAGTTTTCGAACGACAACAGGGAGCTCGAGGATGTGGGCTTTGATGGAATTCCCAGTAGTAACGGCTTTGATGATGAAAAAGTAGAGACAGCCCTCTTCAGTCCCTTTATCGATTCTATGCGGATAGCTTATGGTGAGCAAAGCGATGAATTTCAGTCCATTTTAGCCGACCCATCCAACGACGATTATATTTTTTACGGGGAATCTCAGGTTCAGGATCTGCCGCTTCAGGAGCGTTTTTACCGGGTGATGGGCTACCATGAAGGGAACACACCGGCGGCTGGTGGAGATAAACGAGCCATTACTTCCCGCCCGGATACGGAGGGTCTGGTAAGCCGAGCCAACATCGAAACGAACAATAATTATTATCAATATGAGATTGCGTTGAACCCGGCAGATTTCAGCAGTCTCGAAATTGAAACGAATCCTGATCCCGATAACCGGACTTTTATTGTGGATAAGGTGAATGCACCGCGACAGGCAGACCGGTGGCATCTGGTTCGGATTCCGTTGACCGAATTCAAGCGAAAAGTAGGAGATATTGAAGGGTTTCAGAACATCAGTCACATTCGCATGTGGATGTCTGGTTATGAAAAGCCGTTCACTATGCGTTTTGCCACTTTTGAGTTTATAGGAAGCCAGTGGCGAAAAGTGGAAAATATTGACGAAGGGCAGAATTTCAACGGGGATTTCAGGATTGCGACCATCAATATCGAAGAAAATGCCAGCCGGGAGCCGGTTCCGTACCGCCAGCCGGATGGATCAATCCGTGCCATAAACCGGGGAGTGCAGGTGCAGTCTTTGGCCAATGAGCAGTCTTTGGTGTTAGGGGTTGAGAATCTGGGTTCAGGCCAAATTCAAATGGTAAAACGAATTTATCCCGGTGGGTTGAATCTGTTGAACTACTCTAACATGAGGATGTTTGTGCACGGGGAAGGGTATGGGGATGGCCCGGAAGAAAGAGGCCATGCCGAGCTGGTGGTGAGGATGGGAACCGACTTAAATGCCAATTACTACGAATATCGACAGCCGGTAACTCCTTCAGATCCCGATTACCCGTATTCTCCCTACAGCGCTGATGGCGGCGGGGAACTCGAAATTGATGCTGAACAAGTATGGCTGTATGATGAAAACAGCATGAATATTGTTTTGGCAGCTTTCAACGAACTTAAGCAACTCAGAGATCAGCAGGGGGTAACCGACTTTACTCAGAAATTTGAACAAGAGCTTTCTCCCGAAGAAGATGATGCCGTTGAAGGGGCTGTGGTTGCTATAAAAGGGAACCCTTCGCTTGGCCGTGTGTCTGAAGTTGGGATGGGGATTTTGAACCCTCACGACCCGACAGATGTAAACTCGCCCGGCACGCCAAATTTGAATGCGGAATTCTGGCTGAATGAACTACGTGTTTCCGGTTTTGATAATGAAAAAGGATGGAAGGCAAACGCCAATGCCAGTTTCAAGCTTGCTGATTTTGCTACCTTCAATACCAATTTCAGCCGGACAACCACCGGTTTTGGCGGGTTGGAATCACGTTTGGGTAACCGAAGTGTGGCAGATGAAATCGGGTATGACCTAAGCTCAACTGTGAACCTGCATAAGTTAATCCCTGACCGCTATGGATGGAACTTCCCGGTAACCGTTTCAAGCCGTAAGAACATTTCTACGCCCAAGTACTTGCCCAATCAGGGGGATATTCGTCTGGATGATTTCATTAACGCCACCAACAGCAATGATGAACTTACCGAATCTGAAAAAGAGACCATTATTGACGAACGCATTGATGCGGTTGAAACCGTTCGGGATAATTTCTCGGTTAACGTTTCCAATATCTCGAAGCAGAACTCCAAGAGTAAGCTGGCTCAGTACACCATCGACAAAACCAAATTGAGTTACGTGTATAATGAAGGGAGTGCAAAGAACCCGGAGATTCAGTTTCAGGATGACTGGAACTATAATACATCCATTAATTACAGCTTGTCGTTTAATAATGTGAAGTTGTGGCAGCCATTTGGGTTTACCGAAGATGTACCTGTAGTTGGGGCACTTTCCGGAATCAGGTTGGGATATATGCCTTCATCTATTAATGCCTCTGCAAACCTGAACCGATCTTATACCGAGAAGAGACGACGACCAGAGTTTGATGATGAAGGGATGGAATTGATACAACCTCTACAGCAAAGCCATACATTCAACCAGCGTTCGGGGTTTGGGTTTAACTATAATTTCACGCCCAGCATCCCTATTTCATTCCGCACTACTACAAACTATGACCTATCGAGTGCCGGCCGTGAGAACATCAACAAAACAGGCTTGCCGGCCGACAGTAACTCCTATCAGTTGACGCCCACCTTCGAGGTGCTTAACAATCTGCTTACGGATACGCTTTCGGCGAGAAGGTCGAATTATGAAGAAACGTACACGGCCAGCTGGCGTCCTCAATTCAATAAGATAGAGGCGTTGAAGTGGCTCACCTATTCCACTTCTTATGCGGGTGGCTACGGATGGACGAACAGCCCGAGCGGTTCCGGGTTGGGAGCGGGTGTTTCCAATCGTTTCCGGCTGGATCATACGGTTAAATTTGGTGTAGGCAGTCTTATTGACAAGATTGGGTTTTTCCAGCAACTGGAGGATGCAGATAAGAAAGAAACCACCGCCCGGAATAGAGCGAAGAACAGCGATGCAGAGAGTGAAGATTCGGCATCTCCGGATTTGATGAAAGACCTTCAGTACCTTGGCCGGAAAGCGCTATTGGCTATCTTCAGCATGGAAAATATTGACATCACCTATAATAAGAACAAGACTTCAAATCAGGCCGGATACAGGGGAGATTCCCAAATATTTTATGCATTAGCGGGCGAAGCAGATGATAATTTTTCTCCGCCATTTGGCTATCGGCTGGGTATTGATGAGGAGCTGCCGCGATCACAGTTAATTCAGCAGAGTCCATCGGGGAATTCTATAAACCTGCCCAAAAACAATACCTATACCGATAAGATTACGATGGGTACCAAGCTGAACCTGTTCAAAAACTTTACAGTTGATTTGAACTGGTCAACGAATTGGGATGAACGAGAGACGAATACGATTACCCTGACTCCGGCCGGTGATTTCTCCTCAACCGTTTCATCCAGTGGGAATATCAGCTCTTCGGTATGGGCCTTTGGCGGTGGATATCGTGACCTTTACGAGCGACAACTTAAAACCGCTTTTGCTGACGCCAACAGGGATGAGGGCATTATTTCTGATGATGTTAGCGAAGGAGGAAACGGAGATGGCCGGATTGTATTAAACCGGAATACCCTGGAAGAGGATTTTAGAAAAGCATATCTGGGAGGGGGAACCGGTGCGGTAGGTGAGAAAGGGTACACCCCAATCCCCAAACCAAACTGGAGGGTTACCTGGTCGGGAGTTCAGAGTTTTATACCCATTATTGGGGATAATATGCGAGCTGCAACACTGACCCACGGCTATACCGGAACGTACAGGCTGGGATGGAGTCTGAATACGCTTACGGGGATTCAGGACCCGCAGGGGCTGGGCAGTTTCAGCGTTATAGATCGAAAGGAGCTGTATGAACCGAATTCAATTAACGTAGAGCAGCGCTTTTCACCACTCATTCAGCTAAACATAACCTGGGAATCAGATCTTAGGACTCAGGTCAGCTTTGACCAAAGCAAAACAAGCAGCCTGGCACTTTCAAGCCGTACGGTTACGGAGCGAACTTCAAAGGGATTAAGTACCTCAATAAATTATACGTTTAAGAATTTGACGATACCGTTCTTCCCGAAGATTAAGAATAATGTCACGCTTACCATTAATGGGGGCTTTGCGGATGACACCGAGAGTAAGTACACGCTCAGTTCTGATATTGATGAGGTATTAAGTGATGTGAACTTTGTGCCTGATGTAAGCCAGTATGATTACACCGATCCATTTGTTACAGGTCAGCAGCGAATAAACGGTTCGGTCGTTATCGGGTATCGCTTCTCTCAAACGGTGACGTCTAACTTTGAATACACCTATACCAAAGTGAATCCGAAGTCATCGGCTTACTTCCCGAGAACCAATCACGAAATCCGGTTCAACTTCAAGATTTCCATTCAGTCCAGGTAG
- a CDS encoding LptF/LptG family permease, which produces MIKHFDKYIFLRLFAITAFVLLMLIFIFIMIDFSENSDDFADQGAQMAEIFRNYYLNYVPEMTRLVLPVAVFVACLFLTGQLSDRLEITALKAAGVSLYRMIVPYIVFAALCAGGISLLDAHVIPKSNAQRIAFEEQYLQDKSEKIDRSDIYRQPSPDTKLQVNYFDKNQQIAYRIRLIQFKDQQIIKSTRANRMEWVDSTQSWRLESGTERVFTDVGYEEEDFIKKDTVLNVFPRDLARTTSDVYQLTYEEARDYIASIERSGAGGIEIPQVQFYGRLAYPFSIIVVIIVGFSFASVRRRGGKGAYLAAGLTISFLYLAFMKIIEPFGYYGTLSPELAATLPHIFFFLLGIGLLIEAKK; this is translated from the coding sequence GTGATTAAACATTTTGATAAATATATATTTCTGCGTCTGTTTGCCATCACGGCTTTTGTGCTGCTCATGTTGATCTTTATTTTCATCATGATCGACTTTTCCGAGAACAGCGATGACTTTGCCGATCAGGGAGCTCAGATGGCAGAAATATTCAGGAATTATTACCTGAATTATGTTCCGGAAATGACCCGTCTGGTACTCCCTGTAGCTGTTTTTGTAGCCTGCCTTTTTCTCACCGGACAGTTGTCGGACCGACTGGAGATAACCGCACTGAAAGCGGCCGGGGTTAGCCTGTACCGCATGATTGTACCCTACATTGTTTTTGCGGCCCTTTGTGCTGGTGGGATCAGCCTGTTGGACGCACACGTCATCCCTAAATCCAATGCCCAGCGGATTGCTTTTGAAGAACAATACCTGCAGGATAAATCCGAGAAAATTGACCGCAGTGATATTTACCGGCAGCCTTCACCCGATACCAAACTCCAGGTAAACTACTTCGATAAGAACCAGCAAATTGCATATCGCATCCGGCTCATTCAGTTTAAAGATCAGCAAATCATAAAAAGCACACGTGCTAACCGGATGGAATGGGTGGATTCAACCCAAAGCTGGAGGCTGGAAAGCGGAACCGAACGGGTGTTCACGGATGTAGGATATGAGGAAGAAGATTTTATAAAGAAGGATACGGTACTGAATGTGTTCCCACGCGACCTGGCCCGCACTACTTCTGATGTTTATCAGCTGACCTATGAAGAAGCACGGGATTACATAGCTTCCATTGAACGAAGCGGTGCAGGCGGCATTGAAATCCCGCAAGTGCAATTTTATGGAAGGCTGGCCTACCCTTTTTCCATTATCGTGGTCATAATTGTAGGCTTTTCATTTGCCAGCGTGCGCCGGCGAGGTGGAAAGGGAGCTTATTTAGCAGCCGGACTCACCATTAGTTTCCTATACCTGGCCTTCATGAAAATTATTGAGCCCTTCGGGTATTATGGAACACTTTCCCCTGAATTAGCCGCCACACTTCCCCATATCTTTTTCTTCCTTTTGGGGATCGGTCTATTGATAGAGGCGAAAAAATAA
- a CDS encoding LptF/LptG family permease, giving the protein MNKFINKLQIDLLKRHLSPFLFCFFTLMFLLLMQFLILHIDKLIGKDIPLLIIVELIITNLAYMVVLAAPMAVLVATLMAFGKFSELNELTALRASGINPMKIIRPVLIASVLLFIGLAWFSNNVLPEANQKARSLFIDIRLKKPGFDLKPNTFYDGIEGYTFLVERIDSETDSLYDITLFQKPENNRDRAYIVADKGLLVSKGEQALTLHLIQGTSLKFLATDRRNETMIERNRFDKHIMTLDLSDLSFMRSDPEDRNRSDRTMSSRAMIAVVDSLFTEIEEQRINMSENTMVYPEDKYTGRTSYFNPKKVLPDTLDYITSIESPYLVTNTFPKAEIQRIFVEESIRQMKEYRNKVESINANVEWRKKRIARYLVEIHKKLSIPFACVVFILFGAPVGIMTKRGNFGFAALISTVVLTFYWVSLIQGEKLADRLFITPLVGMWTFNVVLSLVGAYLIIHLTTDIRITKLFRNRD; this is encoded by the coding sequence TTGAATAAATTCATCAACAAACTTCAGATAGACCTGCTTAAAAGGCACCTGAGCCCTTTTCTGTTCTGTTTTTTTACCCTCATGTTTTTGCTGTTGATGCAGTTCCTGATTCTGCATATCGACAAGCTAATTGGCAAGGATATTCCCTTGCTCATCATTGTTGAGCTTATTATTACGAACCTGGCCTATATGGTTGTGCTGGCTGCTCCTATGGCTGTTCTTGTAGCCACGCTGATGGCTTTCGGCAAGTTTTCAGAGTTGAACGAGCTCACCGCGCTGCGGGCCTCTGGCATCAACCCCATGAAAATTATACGCCCGGTGTTAATTGCCTCTGTCCTTCTGTTTATCGGGCTGGCATGGTTCTCAAATAATGTGTTACCGGAAGCGAATCAAAAAGCGCGCTCGTTGTTTATAGACATTCGCCTCAAAAAGCCCGGTTTCGATCTCAAACCCAACACGTTTTACGATGGCATCGAAGGATATACCTTTCTTGTTGAACGGATTGACAGCGAAACCGACAGCCTTTATGATATTACCCTATTCCAAAAGCCCGAAAACAATCGCGACCGCGCCTACATTGTTGCCGATAAGGGACTGCTCGTTAGTAAAGGAGAACAAGCCCTCACCCTTCACCTGATACAAGGAACCAGCCTGAAGTTTCTTGCTACCGACCGGCGAAATGAGACCATGATAGAACGTAACCGGTTTGACAAACACATCATGACGCTGGACCTTTCCGACCTGTCATTCATGCGCTCCGACCCTGAAGACCGCAACCGAAGCGACCGTACCATGAGTTCCAGAGCTATGATTGCTGTAGTTGATTCACTGTTTACAGAAATTGAGGAGCAGAGGATTAACATGAGTGAAAACACCATGGTTTACCCTGAGGATAAATACACCGGAAGAACCTCTTACTTCAACCCCAAAAAAGTACTGCCAGACACACTGGATTACATCACCTCCATTGAAAGCCCCTATTTGGTTACAAACACCTTTCCCAAAGCTGAAATACAGCGCATCTTCGTGGAAGAATCCATTCGTCAGATGAAGGAATACCGGAATAAAGTGGAATCAATAAACGCTAATGTCGAGTGGCGCAAAAAAAGAATAGCCCGCTACCTGGTGGAGATTCACAAAAAATTATCCATTCCGTTTGCCTGTGTAGTGTTCATCCTTTTTGGCGCACCGGTTGGTATTATGACCAAACGTGGTAATTTTGGTTTTGCTGCCCTCATCAGTACCGTGGTTCTGACTTTTTACTGGGTTTCTTTGATACAGGGAGAAAAACTGGCCGACCGGCTTTTTATCACCCCCTTAGTAGGCATGTGGACGTTTAACGTGGTTCTTTCCTTAGTAGGAGCGTACCTTATCATTCACCTGACAACCGACATTCGAATTACCAAGCTGTTCCGAAACCGTGATTAA